In Macadamia integrifolia cultivar HAES 741 unplaced genomic scaffold, SCU_Mint_v3 scaffold_211A, whole genome shotgun sequence, a single window of DNA contains:
- the LOC122071345 gene encoding uncharacterized mitochondrial protein AtMg00810-like, with protein sequence MVVIGYSQSNADHTLFIKRFGEKIAIIIVYVDDTIITGDDLKEISHLERYLSEEFEIKDLEQLRYFLGIEVAKSSHEIYLSHQKYVIELLSEIDILGCKSIDTLIEANGHLSSKEGDPIDKGRCQRLVRLLIYLSHTRFDIAFFISLVSQYMHDPYSIHMKVVLHILRYLKFTPGCGIIFSSHDRLRVEAFTDADWVGSPDDRRSTTSYCTFVGDNIVTWYSKKQAVVAHSSVKAKFRAMDARR encoded by the exons atggtTGTTATaggttactctcaaagcaatgccgaTCACACTCTATTTATCAAGAGATTTGGTGAGAAGATTGCTATCATAATAGTCTACGTAGATGATACTATTATTACTGGCGATGATCTGAAAGAAATTTCTCACCTCGagagatacttgagtgaggaatttGAGATCAAAGACCTAGAACAACTTCGTTACTTCCTCGGCATTGAAGTTGCCAAGTCTTCTCATGAAATTTACTTGTCTCACCAGAAGTATGTGATTGAACTTCTTTCTGAGATAGACATATTGGGGTGTAAGTCGATAGACACTCTtattgaagctaatggtcacctgagtagcaaggaaggtgatccgATAGATAAGGGGAGATGTCAGAGATTAGTGAGGTTgttgatctatctctctcatacacgcTTTGACATAGCATTTTTCATCAGCTTGGTTAGTCaatacatgcatgatccctactcgatTCACATGAAAGTTGTGTTGCATATTCTCCGATACTTAAAATTTaccccaggatgtggcatcattttttcttctcatgATCGCCTTAGGGTGGAGGCTTTCACAGATGCGGATTGGGTAGGTTCCCCTGATGATCGTAGGTCTACTACTagttattgtacctttgttggtGATAACATTGTTACATGGTATAGCAAGAAGCAAGCCGTGGTTGCCCATTCAAGTGTTAAAGCAAAGTTTCGTGCTATG GATGCAAGGAGATGA